The Psychrobacillus sp. FSL K6-4046 DNA window ACAAGTATATCCCACCTTCCATTAATTTTATTATAAGGGAGAATTTAAGAATGACAAACGATATCATCTAATAAATAAAAATTGTGAAAAATCACTTTATTTATTTAGAAATAGGAAGTATACTATGTTTTATAAGCTTCGTGCGGCCAAGCTTGTGACTGGGGAAAGGACGACTAAATGCAGCAAGAAGAAAATGTAGTGGAACAAAGATGCTTCCAACTATTAAAGAAGGCACATCAATTTGGAGCTTCTGATCTTCACATGATTCCCAATGAAGAAAATTACATCTATTATTTCAAGAAGACATCCCAAATGTTCGAGGCAGGTCAGCTGCCATTAAATCTCGGGATTAGAATCATATCATACTTCAAGTTTTTATCCTCTCTTGATATCAGCGAAAAACGAAAACCACAAAGCGGTTCCTTCCAACATATGTTTAACTCACAAAAATTTTCGTTTCGAGTTTCTACCTTACCATCTGTGTATGGAAAGGAGAGCTTAGTCATTCGACTTCAACAGCACGACAATGCAAAAATTATCCACTCACTTTCCTTATTTAGAGGAGCATCAGACAAAATCGTAGAGCTTGCTAACCAACGACAAGGAATGATTCTATTTGTTGGACCAACTGGCTCAGGTAAGTCTACATCTATGTATTCATTGACAAAATACTGTGCAGAAAATATGAACCGGCATGTCATCTCTTTA harbors:
- the comGA gene encoding competence type IV pilus ATPase ComGA translates to MQQEENVVEQRCFQLLKKAHQFGASDLHMIPNEENYIYYFKKTSQMFEAGQLPLNLGIRIISYFKFLSSLDISEKRKPQSGSFQHMFNSQKFSFRVSTLPSVYGKESLVIRLQQHDNAKIIHSLSLFRGASDKIVELANQRQGMILFVGPTGSGKSTSMYSLTKYCAENMNRHVISLEDPVENSQSYLLQIQVNERSGVTYAKGLKAILRHSPDVIMIGEIRDEDTAKAAIQASLTGHLVVSTIHAKDGLGALYRLMDLGISIDELKQTVTGVVTQRLVSVVKTKSPELSAIYEIIADDVLKGALLSISEGNTFKVPVPLTLSYQIERGIREGVIKIN